From the genome of Nakamurella flavida:
GGTCGACAGGTACACCGGGTAGTTGCGGGCCAGGCCGTAGTTCAGCGAGGCGCGCGCGAAGTCCCGGATGGAGTCGTCGAGGTTGTACATCGACAGCGAGATGCCGGCGCTCGGGGCCTGGAAGACCTCGCGCTCGATCGGCTCGGAGCCGTCCTCGGGCGTGAAGACCACCTTGAGGGTGCCGGCGCTCGGGAAACGGAAGTCGGTGGCGCGGTACTGGTCGCCGTAGGCGTGACGACCCACGATGATCGGCTTCGTCCAGCCGGGGACCAGGCGCGGGATGTTCGAGATGATGATCGGCTCGCGGAAGATCACGCCGCCGAGGATGTTGCGGATGGTGCCGTTGGGCGACCGCCACATCTTCTTCAGGCCGAACTCCTCGACGCGGGCCTCGTCGGGGGTGATGGTGGCGCACTTGACGCCGACGCCGTGCTTCTTGATGGCGTTGGCGGCGTCCACGGTGACCTGGTCGTCGGTGGCGTCGCGGTTCTCGATGCCCAGGTCGTAGTACTCGAGGTTGACGTCCAGGTACGGCAGGATCAACTTCTCCTTGATGAACTGCCAGATGATGCGGGTCATCTCGTCGCCGTCGAGCTCGACGACCGTGCCGGTCACGGGGATCTTGGCCATACCTGCAGAACTCCTCTGGTCGACATTGAGCAGTACGAGCGTACTGCTGGCGCGTACGTCACGGCTGCGGGAACCCTGCGGGCACCGTACCGTTCTGCTCACAGCCCGGTCGGGGGCGGGTCGGGGCGGGGGCCTGGAGCATGGCGGCACAGCAGGATCAGGGGTACCCGGCCGCGGCCGGGACGACGGGCGCGGACCGGGTCGACGGGGCCGCCCCGGGGGGCATCACCGCCGTCGTGACCGGCGTCGGCGCCGTGCTGACGGCGGACCTCGCGGCGGTCGGGACGCCCGACGCAGCCGGATCGCCGACGCGGGCGTCGCAGCCACAGCCCCGCAGCGAGCCGACCGGGACCACCCCCGCGCCCGCGCCGTCCGGCAGCTACTCCGGCGACCGGGCCCGGGCCTGGGAGGCGTTGCTGGAGTTCCACGCCGCCGTGGTCGTGGCCCTCTCCGAGGACCTGGAACGGGCGGACGAGTTGTCCTGGGGGCGGTACGACGTGCTGGTCCAGTTGCAGGCCGCCCGGCACGGGCTGCGCCTGCGGGATCTGGGCGAGCGCCTGGTCATCTCCCAGCCCGGGCTGTCCCGCCGCATCGACCGGATGGCCGCGGACGGGCTGGTGGAGCGCAACGCCGACCCCCACGACGGCCGCGGGGTGGTGGTGTCGGCGACCCGGGCCGGACGGGCCGCCCTGCGGCGGGCCGCGGCCCGGCACATCCCGGCCGTCGAGGGCGCGTTCACCGACCACCTCAGCGACATCGAGGCACAGACCCTGGCCGCCGTGCTGACCCGCCTGCGCCTGCGCCTGCCGCACGCGGGGCGGGCCGGGGCCCGGTGAACCGGGCCGGACGACCGCTCAGACGGTGCCGTCGGCCAGCACGATGAGCAGAGCGGCGCAGCCCAGGTAGAACGAGACGTCGAACCACCGGCCGCGCACCGCCAGGACCCCGGCCGCGTCCGTCGACAGCACGAGGCGGAGCACCATGGCCGTCGCGGCCGCTCCGCCGAGGACGAACGCGCCGCGGCGCCAGTGCGCGGTGGCGATGAGCACGAGGGCGACCAGCACGACGAGCAGCACCAGGGCGATCGGGACCGCGCGACGTCGGCGGGCATCCATCACCGCTGCCGTTCGGCCGCCGCCACCACATTGCCCAGCAGCATCGCGCGGGTCATCGGACCCACCCCGCCGGGGTTGGGCGCGAGGAAACCGGCCACCCGGGCCACGTCCTGCTCGCCGGCCCGCGACACGTCACCGGCGATCTTCCCGTCCACCCGGCTGACCCCGACGTCCAGCACCGCGGCGCCGGGCTTGACCATGTCGGCGGTGATCAGGCCGGGCACGCCGGCGGCCGCGACGACGATGTCCGCCCGCCGGACGTGCTCGGCCAGGTCGCGGGTGCCGGTGTGGCAGAGCGTGACGGTGGCGTTCTCGCTGCGGCGGGTGAGCAGCAACCCGAGCGGGCGGCCCACCGTCAGGCCGCGCCCGATGACCACCGCCTGCGCCCCGGCGATGGGCACCTCGTACCGGCGGAGCAGCTCGATGATGCCCATCGGGGTGCACGGCAGCGGGGCGGCCCGGCCCAGGACCAGCGATCCGAGGTTGACCGGGTGCAGGCCGTCGACGTCCTTGTCCGGGTCCACCCGGGACAGGATCGCGAACTCGTCCAGACCGGTGGGCTGCTGCACGAGGAACGCGGTGCACTCCGGATCGGCGTTCAGCTCGTCGACGACGGCCTCGACCTCGCCCTGGCTCGTGCCGGCAGGCAGCTCGCGGGCGATGCTGCGGATGCCGATCTCGGCGCAGTCCCGGTGCTTGGCCGCGACGTACCAGCGGCTGCCCGGGTCGTCGCCGACCAGCACGGTGCCCAGCCCCGGGACGATGCCGCGGGCGGCCAGCGCCCGGACCCGCTCGGCGAGCTCGATCTTGATCGCAGCCAGGGTGGCCTTGCCGTCCATCACGACGGCACCGGCGGGAGAGGTCACGATCACGCATCCTGCCACGCGGACCGGGCCGGGCCGGGCTGATCGGTGCGGCCCGGAGCGTGCCGACGCCGCCGGGTCAGGCCGGGTCGGCGAGGGTCAGCCCGTGCGCGGCCGCGTACAGCACGGCCTGGTCGACCTCGACCGTCGCGCCCACCAGCTTGGCGTCCACCCAGGTGGCCGCGTCGATCCGGGCGCCGCGCAGATCACACCCGGAGAGGTCGGCGCCGCCCGTACGGGCCCCGGTCAGATCGGCGCCACGCAGGTCGCACCCGGTCAGCGCGGCCCCGACCAGGTTGGCCTCCCGCATCCGCAGCCCGGACAGGTCGACCCCGGCCAGCCGGGCGTTGCCCAGCGAGACCAGGGTGAGATCGCTGTCCCGGATGACCATCGGCCGCATCCGGCAGTCCGAGAACGAGGACCCGGTCAGCCGGCAGCCCTGCAGGTCGGCACCGTGCCAGGACGTCCGCAGGAACGTGCACGCGGTGAACGCCGTACTGCGATGGACGCTGCCGTACAGCTCGGCGCCGGTGAACACGCAACCGGTGAAGACCGCCCGCCGCGTCCGCACCCCGGCGAGCGAGGCGTCGGTGAAGTCACAGCCGGTGAAGGTGATCCCCTCGATCTCCTGCCCGGACAGGTCGACGTCGGCGAAGTCGTCGTCGACGTACTCGCTCTCGGTCAGCTGCAGCGCCACGGCCCCTCCGGCTCAGTGGAAGAAGTGGCGGGCGCCGGTGAGGTACATGCTCACCCCGGCCGCCTCGGCCGCGGCGATCACCTCGGCGTCACGCACCGAACCGCCCGGCTGCACCACCGCGCGGACCCCCGCGGCCAGCAGGATCTCCAGCCCGTCGGCGAACGGGAAGAACGCGTCGGACGCGGCGACCGAGCCGCGGGCCCGGTCCCCGGCGCGTTCCACGG
Proteins encoded in this window:
- a CDS encoding DUF3017 domain-containing protein produces the protein MDARRRRAVPIALVLLVVLVALVLIATAHWRRGAFVLGGAAATAMVLRLVLSTDAAGVLAVRGRWFDVSFYLGCAALLIVLADGTV
- a CDS encoding MarR family winged helix-turn-helix transcriptional regulator; the protein is MAAQQDQGYPAAAGTTGADRVDGAAPGGITAVVTGVGAVLTADLAAVGTPDAAGSPTRASQPQPRSEPTGTTPAPAPSGSYSGDRARAWEALLEFHAAVVVALSEDLERADELSWGRYDVLVQLQAARHGLRLRDLGERLVISQPGLSRRIDRMAADGLVERNADPHDGRGVVVSATRAGRAALRRAAARHIPAVEGAFTDHLSDIEAQTLAAVLTRLRLRLPHAGRAGAR
- a CDS encoding bifunctional methylenetetrahydrofolate dehydrogenase/methenyltetrahydrofolate cyclohydrolase, whose protein sequence is MDGKATLAAIKIELAERVRALAARGIVPGLGTVLVGDDPGSRWYVAAKHRDCAEIGIRSIARELPAGTSQGEVEAVVDELNADPECTAFLVQQPTGLDEFAILSRVDPDKDVDGLHPVNLGSLVLGRAAPLPCTPMGIIELLRRYEVPIAGAQAVVIGRGLTVGRPLGLLLTRRSENATVTLCHTGTRDLAEHVRRADIVVAAAGVPGLITADMVKPGAAVLDVGVSRVDGKIAGDVSRAGEQDVARVAGFLAPNPGGVGPMTRAMLLGNVVAAAERQR
- a CDS encoding NADP-dependent isocitrate dehydrogenase, producing the protein MAKIPVTGTVVELDGDEMTRIIWQFIKEKLILPYLDVNLEYYDLGIENRDATDDQVTVDAANAIKKHGVGVKCATITPDEARVEEFGLKKMWRSPNGTIRNILGGVIFREPIIISNIPRLVPGWTKPIIVGRHAYGDQYRATDFRFPSAGTLKVVFTPEDGSEPIEREVFQAPSAGISLSMYNLDDSIRDFARASLNYGLARNYPVYLSTKNTILKVYDGRFKDIFQEVFDAEFAEKFAAAGITYEHRLIDDMVAASLKWEGGYVWACKNYDGDVQSDTVAQGFGSLGLMTSVLFTPDGSVVEAEAAHGTVTRHYRQHQAGKPTSTNPIASIYAWTGGLKHRGTLDNTPDVVAFAETLEKVIISTVESGKMTKDLAALIGKDQPWLTTEDFLAALDENLAAELAS
- a CDS encoding pentapeptide repeat-containing protein translates to MALQLTESEYVDDDFADVDLSGQEIEGITFTGCDFTDASLAGVRTRRAVFTGCVFTGAELYGSVHRSTAFTACTFLRTSWHGADLQGCRLTGSSFSDCRMRPMVIRDSDLTLVSLGNARLAGVDLSGLRMREANLVGAALTGCDLRGADLTGARTGGADLSGCDLRGARIDAATWVDAKLVGATVEVDQAVLYAAAHGLTLADPA